In Harmonia axyridis chromosome 6, icHarAxyr1.1, whole genome shotgun sequence, a single window of DNA contains:
- the LOC123682921 gene encoding lethal(2) giant larvae protein isoform X2, with translation MFKFIKGKTPHQSNTERQKLQKELFSYSRTAQHGFPHKPTALAWDPTLRLLALGTATGAIKVFGQPGVEFYGQHQNPAAVTKLIFLPSQGKVVSLCDNNSLHQWEINNALTEVKFQSLEGKLKKISTLCVESSKKHLLLGTEGGNIYLLDLATFTMTPDIIYQDVVMQNVPEDYKLNPGAVECIEEQPGKPDNILIGYNRGLMILWDKSKNTAIKSFVVSQQLESVCWSDDGDSFYSSHNDGSYMKWNVEETVKPEPVTPYGPFPCRSTPKILVKEQNATPLIVFSGGLPRATYSDKYTVTVIHGDDHHVCFDFTSKVIDFIIIDSKPEKAEGSKENLVNGDNGSGKGEPEALIVLAEEELVAIDLECKEWKMMSLPYLVTLHASAITCSQYVSGVPEELWNLLKDAGRAQTSHLYSNKAWPIDGGDLLHPKDTDKPRRELLLTGHEDGTVRFWNAGGVTLTPIYKFSSSQFFVGDAFDEVSPDAEDMEEEWPPFRKTGIFDPYSDDPRLAVKKIDMCPLSGTLVVAGTAGQVLVSKFDTEVLEGPVKAVTMNIVSDRDGFVWKGHSQLSAKTEDVRQSRGFQCTSLLQLHPPAAVTCCVLQADWGLVAAGTAHGVALFDYVRKEAVMVKCTLNPNDLTGAGDAPISRRKSFKKSLRESFRRLRKGRSQRRSSNPQGNTTASPTSPPARKLPTSEEFAETKPVERQIEARPADEPMGSFVRCLYFARTFLINSQNTNPTLWAGTHNGTVYAFTVAVPNTGLRETQPVICQLAKEIQLKHRAPVIAVAVLDGSNKPLPEPLEVEKGVSPLPDTTQAHRVIIASEEQFKIFTLPNLKPYCKYKLTANEGARIRRMNFATFHGNRPEYKDYSEIDLLCLTNIGECLILTIPELKRQLTAATIRREDINGISSLIFTKNAEALYFHSSSELQRLSLSTTFSTHARCFLKIPNGGTEETAAEEATEAEEQQTGENLDLEEAVVVNGNAEIKNNSITDNKTK, from the exons atgttcaaattcatcaaaggaaAAACACCACATCAAAGCAATACAGAAAGGCAGAAGTTGCAGAAAGAACTTTTCTCTTACAGTAGG ACCGCCCAGCATGGGTTCCCCCACAAACCGACGGCCCTCGCATGGGACCCAACCCTACGCTTGCTGGCCCTTGGCACGGCCACAGGCGCCATCAAGGTCTTCGGCCAACCTGGTGTCGAGTTTTACGGCCAGCACCAAAACCCAGCCGCAGTCACCAAGTTGATCTTCCTGCCATCCCAGGGCAAGGTGGTTTCTCTATGTGACAACAACTCGCTGCACCAATGGGAAATCAACAACGCCCTCACGGAGGTCAAGTTCCAGTCGTTGGAGGGCAAGCTGAAGAAGATCTCGACCCTGTGCGTGGAGTCGAGCAAGAAACACCTGCTGCTTGGCACAGAGGGCGGCAACATCTATCTGCTGGACTTGGCAACGTTTACTATGACGCCGGATATAATTTATCAGGATGTTGTCATGCAAAA CGTACCAGAAGATTACAAATTGAATCCTGGAGCCGTTGAATGCATCGAAGAACAACCGGGCAAACCAGACAACATACTGATCGGTTATAACAGAGGACTGATGATACTATGGGACAAGTCGAAGAACACTGCCATCAAATCGTTTGTGGTAAGCCAACAGTTGGAGTCCGTATGTTGGAGTGACGACGGTGATAGTTTTTACAGCTCCCATAATGATG GGAGTTATATGAAGTGGAACGTGGAAGAAACAGTTAAACCCGAACCAGTGACGCCCTATGGACCTTTTCCTTGCAGAAGCACCCCCAAAATTTTAGTCAaagaacaaaatgctacgcctttGATCGTCTTCTCCGGTGGCCTCCCGAGAGCTACTTATAGTGATAAATATACGGTCACAGTGATCCATGGAGATGACCACCATGTGTGTTTTGACTTCACCAGCAAG GTGATAGATTTTATAATAATTGACTCCAAGCCCGAAAAAGCTGAAGGTAGTAAGGAAAATTTAGTTAACGGGGACAACGGAAGTGGTAAGGGAGAACCGGAAGCTTTGATAGTTCTTGCCGAAGAAGAACTGGTGGCAATCGACTTGGAATGTAAAGAATGGAAGATGATGAGTCTACCTTATTTGGTGACATTGCACGCCTCAGCGATCACCTGCAGTCAATACGTTTCAG GCGTTCCCGAAGAACTCTGGAACCTCCTCAAGGACGCAGGCCGCGCCCAGACCAGCCACCTCTACTCCAACAAGGCGTGGCCAATCGACGGAGGCGATCTCCTCCATCCCAAAGACACTGACAAACCCAGACGCGAGCTCCTCCTCACAGGCCACGAGGACGGCACCGTCCGTTTCTGGAACGCGGGAGGCGTCACCCTCACGCCCATCTACAAGTTCAGCTCCTCCCAGTTCTTCGTGGGCGACGCCTTCGACGAGGTGTCGCCCGACGCCGAAGACATGGAGGAGGAGTGGCCTCCATTCAGGAAGACGGGTATCTTCGATCCGTATTCCGACGATCCTAGACTCGCGGTGAAGAAGATCGACATGTGCCCCCTCAGCGGCACCCTGGTGGTAGCCGGTACCGCCGGTCAGGTCCTGGTGTCGAAGTTCGACACGGAGGTGCTGGAAGGACCGGTGAAGGCGGTCACGATGAACATCGTCAGCGATAGGGACGGTTTTGTATGGAAGGGACACAGCCAGTTGTCGGCCAAGACGGAGGACGTGAGGCAGAGCCGAGGATTTCAGTGCACGTCGCTGTTGCAGCTCCACCCACCTGCCGCGGTTACTTGTTGCGTGCTGCAAGCCGATTGGGGGTTGGTCGCAGCGGGCACCGCCCATGGCGTGGCCTTGTTCGATTACGTCAGGAAGGAGGCGGTTATGGTCAAGTGTACGTTGAATCCTAATG ATCTCACCGGTGCTGGAGACGCACCCATATCCCGAAGGAAGTCCTTCAAGAAGTCTCTGAGGGAGTCCTTTAGACGTCTGAGAAAGGGTAGATCGCAGAGGAGAAGCAGTAACCCTCAAGGTAACACGACAGCATCCCCCACTTCACCGCCGGCTCGTAAACTTCCTACCAGCGAGGAGTTTGCGGAGACCAAGCCCGTAGAGAGACAGATCGAGGCCAGACCCGCCGATGAGCCTATGGGGTCCTTCGTCAGGTGCTTGTACTTCGCCAGGACGTTTCTTATCAACT CTCAAAACACAAACCCCACCCTGTGGGCGGGCACACACAACGGCACGGTGTACGCCTTCACGGTAGCCGTGCCCAATACCGGACTCAGGGAGACCCAGCCCGTCATCTGTCAGTTGGCTAAAGAGATCCAGCTCAAACATAGGGCACCCGTGATCGCGGTGGCGGTGCTTGACGGCTCCAACAAGCCCCTCCCCGAGCCTCTGGAGGTGGAGAAGGGCGTGTCGCCGCTGCCCGATACCACGCAGGCGCACCGGGTCATCATAGCGTCCGAGGAACAGTTCAAGATATTCACCCTGCCCAATTTGAAGCCCTACTGTAAATACAAGCTCACAGCCAACGAAGGGGCTAGGATAAGGAGGATGAACTTTGCCACTTTCCACGGCAACCGTCCAGAGTACAAGGACTATTCGGAGATCGATCTCCTCTGTCTGACCAACATTGGGGAGTGTCTCATTTTGACGATTCCCGAGCTCAAGAGGCAGCTTACTGCAGCTACGATAAGGAGGGAGGACATCAA CGGCATATCTTCCCTGATATTTACGAAGAACGCCGAAGCCCTGTACTTCCATTCGTCCTCCGAACTGCAGAGGTTATCCCTGTCCACTACGTTTTCCACGCACGCTAGATGTTTCTTGAAAATACCCAACGGTGGAACAGAAGAAACGGCCGCCGAAGAAGCGACAGAGGCTGAGGAACAGCAAACTGGGGAAAATTTGGACTTGGAAGAAGCGGTGGTAGTAAATGGCAATGCGGAGATTAAAAATAATAGCATAACAGACAATAAG acTAAGTAA
- the LOC123682921 gene encoding lethal(2) giant larvae protein isoform X1 has translation MFKFIKGKTPHQSNTERQKLQKELFSYSRTAQHGFPHKPTALAWDPTLRLLALGTATGAIKVFGQPGVEFYGQHQNPAAVTKLIFLPSQGKVVSLCDNNSLHQWEINNALTEVKFQSLEGKLKKISTLCVESSKKHLLLGTEGGNIYLLDLATFTMTPDIIYQDVVMQNVPEDYKLNPGAVECIEEQPGKPDNILIGYNRGLMILWDKSKNTAIKSFVVSQQLESVCWSDDGDSFYSSHNDGSYMKWNVEETVKPEPVTPYGPFPCRSTPKILVKEQNATPLIVFSGGLPRATYSDKYTVTVIHGDDHHVCFDFTSKVIDFIIIDSKPEKAEGSKENLVNGDNGSGKGEPEALIVLAEEELVAIDLECKEWKMMSLPYLVTLHASAITCSQYVSGVPEELWNLLKDAGRAQTSHLYSNKAWPIDGGDLLHPKDTDKPRRELLLTGHEDGTVRFWNAGGVTLTPIYKFSSSQFFVGDAFDEVSPDAEDMEEEWPPFRKTGIFDPYSDDPRLAVKKIDMCPLSGTLVVAGTAGQVLVSKFDTEVLEGPVKAVTMNIVSDRDGFVWKGHSQLSAKTEDVRQSRGFQCTSLLQLHPPAAVTCCVLQADWGLVAAGTAHGVALFDYVRKEAVMVKCTLNPNDLTGAGDAPISRRKSFKKSLRESFRRLRKGRSQRRSSNPQGNTTASPTSPPARKLPTSEEFAETKPVERQIEARPADEPMGSFVRCLYFARTFLINSQNTNPTLWAGTHNGTVYAFTVAVPNTGLRETQPVICQLAKEIQLKHRAPVIAVAVLDGSNKPLPEPLEVEKGVSPLPDTTQAHRVIIASEEQFKIFTLPNLKPYCKYKLTANEGARIRRMNFATFHGNRPEYKDYSEIDLLCLTNIGECLILTIPELKRQLTAATIRREDINGISSLIFTKNAEALYFHSSSELQRLSLSTTFSTHARCFLKIPNGGTEETAAEEATEAEEQQTGENLDLEEAVVVNGNAEIKNNSITDNKTEEVKENGEETPHNMTVSSSIGDITIDSVRDHLGLGSIDDVNRHLASMSITKTITTVITNNQEGVTSSTTTTTTTTSAANNEEN, from the exons atgttcaaattcatcaaaggaaAAACACCACATCAAAGCAATACAGAAAGGCAGAAGTTGCAGAAAGAACTTTTCTCTTACAGTAGG ACCGCCCAGCATGGGTTCCCCCACAAACCGACGGCCCTCGCATGGGACCCAACCCTACGCTTGCTGGCCCTTGGCACGGCCACAGGCGCCATCAAGGTCTTCGGCCAACCTGGTGTCGAGTTTTACGGCCAGCACCAAAACCCAGCCGCAGTCACCAAGTTGATCTTCCTGCCATCCCAGGGCAAGGTGGTTTCTCTATGTGACAACAACTCGCTGCACCAATGGGAAATCAACAACGCCCTCACGGAGGTCAAGTTCCAGTCGTTGGAGGGCAAGCTGAAGAAGATCTCGACCCTGTGCGTGGAGTCGAGCAAGAAACACCTGCTGCTTGGCACAGAGGGCGGCAACATCTATCTGCTGGACTTGGCAACGTTTACTATGACGCCGGATATAATTTATCAGGATGTTGTCATGCAAAA CGTACCAGAAGATTACAAATTGAATCCTGGAGCCGTTGAATGCATCGAAGAACAACCGGGCAAACCAGACAACATACTGATCGGTTATAACAGAGGACTGATGATACTATGGGACAAGTCGAAGAACACTGCCATCAAATCGTTTGTGGTAAGCCAACAGTTGGAGTCCGTATGTTGGAGTGACGACGGTGATAGTTTTTACAGCTCCCATAATGATG GGAGTTATATGAAGTGGAACGTGGAAGAAACAGTTAAACCCGAACCAGTGACGCCCTATGGACCTTTTCCTTGCAGAAGCACCCCCAAAATTTTAGTCAaagaacaaaatgctacgcctttGATCGTCTTCTCCGGTGGCCTCCCGAGAGCTACTTATAGTGATAAATATACGGTCACAGTGATCCATGGAGATGACCACCATGTGTGTTTTGACTTCACCAGCAAG GTGATAGATTTTATAATAATTGACTCCAAGCCCGAAAAAGCTGAAGGTAGTAAGGAAAATTTAGTTAACGGGGACAACGGAAGTGGTAAGGGAGAACCGGAAGCTTTGATAGTTCTTGCCGAAGAAGAACTGGTGGCAATCGACTTGGAATGTAAAGAATGGAAGATGATGAGTCTACCTTATTTGGTGACATTGCACGCCTCAGCGATCACCTGCAGTCAATACGTTTCAG GCGTTCCCGAAGAACTCTGGAACCTCCTCAAGGACGCAGGCCGCGCCCAGACCAGCCACCTCTACTCCAACAAGGCGTGGCCAATCGACGGAGGCGATCTCCTCCATCCCAAAGACACTGACAAACCCAGACGCGAGCTCCTCCTCACAGGCCACGAGGACGGCACCGTCCGTTTCTGGAACGCGGGAGGCGTCACCCTCACGCCCATCTACAAGTTCAGCTCCTCCCAGTTCTTCGTGGGCGACGCCTTCGACGAGGTGTCGCCCGACGCCGAAGACATGGAGGAGGAGTGGCCTCCATTCAGGAAGACGGGTATCTTCGATCCGTATTCCGACGATCCTAGACTCGCGGTGAAGAAGATCGACATGTGCCCCCTCAGCGGCACCCTGGTGGTAGCCGGTACCGCCGGTCAGGTCCTGGTGTCGAAGTTCGACACGGAGGTGCTGGAAGGACCGGTGAAGGCGGTCACGATGAACATCGTCAGCGATAGGGACGGTTTTGTATGGAAGGGACACAGCCAGTTGTCGGCCAAGACGGAGGACGTGAGGCAGAGCCGAGGATTTCAGTGCACGTCGCTGTTGCAGCTCCACCCACCTGCCGCGGTTACTTGTTGCGTGCTGCAAGCCGATTGGGGGTTGGTCGCAGCGGGCACCGCCCATGGCGTGGCCTTGTTCGATTACGTCAGGAAGGAGGCGGTTATGGTCAAGTGTACGTTGAATCCTAATG ATCTCACCGGTGCTGGAGACGCACCCATATCCCGAAGGAAGTCCTTCAAGAAGTCTCTGAGGGAGTCCTTTAGACGTCTGAGAAAGGGTAGATCGCAGAGGAGAAGCAGTAACCCTCAAGGTAACACGACAGCATCCCCCACTTCACCGCCGGCTCGTAAACTTCCTACCAGCGAGGAGTTTGCGGAGACCAAGCCCGTAGAGAGACAGATCGAGGCCAGACCCGCCGATGAGCCTATGGGGTCCTTCGTCAGGTGCTTGTACTTCGCCAGGACGTTTCTTATCAACT CTCAAAACACAAACCCCACCCTGTGGGCGGGCACACACAACGGCACGGTGTACGCCTTCACGGTAGCCGTGCCCAATACCGGACTCAGGGAGACCCAGCCCGTCATCTGTCAGTTGGCTAAAGAGATCCAGCTCAAACATAGGGCACCCGTGATCGCGGTGGCGGTGCTTGACGGCTCCAACAAGCCCCTCCCCGAGCCTCTGGAGGTGGAGAAGGGCGTGTCGCCGCTGCCCGATACCACGCAGGCGCACCGGGTCATCATAGCGTCCGAGGAACAGTTCAAGATATTCACCCTGCCCAATTTGAAGCCCTACTGTAAATACAAGCTCACAGCCAACGAAGGGGCTAGGATAAGGAGGATGAACTTTGCCACTTTCCACGGCAACCGTCCAGAGTACAAGGACTATTCGGAGATCGATCTCCTCTGTCTGACCAACATTGGGGAGTGTCTCATTTTGACGATTCCCGAGCTCAAGAGGCAGCTTACTGCAGCTACGATAAGGAGGGAGGACATCAA CGGCATATCTTCCCTGATATTTACGAAGAACGCCGAAGCCCTGTACTTCCATTCGTCCTCCGAACTGCAGAGGTTATCCCTGTCCACTACGTTTTCCACGCACGCTAGATGTTTCTTGAAAATACCCAACGGTGGAACAGAAGAAACGGCCGCCGAAGAAGCGACAGAGGCTGAGGAACAGCAAACTGGGGAAAATTTGGACTTGGAAGAAGCGGTGGTAGTAAATGGCAATGCGGAGATTAAAAATAATAGCATAACAGACAATAAG ACTGAAGAAGTGAAAGAAAACGGCGAAGAAACGCCGCATAACATGACGGTATCGAGCAGCATAGGTGATATTACGATAGACAGTGTCAGGGACCATTTAGGCCTGGGATCGATAGACGATGTAAATAGGCATCTAGCAAGCATGTCGATAACGAAAACCATAACAACCGTGATCACTAACAACCAAGAGGGCGTGACCAGTTCGACCACAACCACTACCACCACCACTTCTGCAGCCAATAACGAAGAAA acTAA